From Camelus bactrianus isolate YW-2024 breed Bactrian camel chromosome 16, ASM4877302v1, whole genome shotgun sequence, the proteins below share one genomic window:
- the RFFL gene encoding E3 ubiquitin-protein ligase rififylin isoform X1, translated as MISSERGSKDLSSGRNWRQLAFCPGNVLKQATSDFIMWATCCNWFCLDGQPEEAPPPQGTRTQAYSNPGYSSFPSPTGSEPSCKACGAHFANMARKQTCLDCKKNFCMTCSSQVGSGPRLCLLCQRFRATAFQREELMKMKVKDLRDYLSLHDISTEMCREKEELVFLVLGQQPASAQEGRTHAPTLSPDLPEQQAFLSQPHTSTGPPTSPSLPSSPAPATSAPPARAQANGHVSQDQEEPIHLESTARAPAEEETQSVDSEDSFVPGRRASLSDLTDLEDIEGLTVRQLKEILARNFVNYKGCCEKWELMERVTRLYKDQKGLQHLVCGAEDQNGGAVPSSLEENLCRICMDSPIDCVLLECGHMVTCTKCGKRMNECPICRQYVIRAVHVFRS; from the exons ATTTTATCATGTGGGCAACCTGCTGCAACTGGTTCTGCCTGGATGGACAGCCTGAGGAGGCCCCACCGCCCCAGGGAACCAGGACGCAGGCCTATTCCAATCCTGGGTACAGCTCCTTCCCTTCCCCGACAGGCTCGGAACCAAGCTGCAAGGCCTGTGGGGCCCACTTCGCAAACATGGCCAGGAAG CAGACCTGCTTGGACTGTAAGAAAAACTTCTGCATGACCTGTTCGAGCCAAGTCGGGAGCGGGCCCCGCCTCTGCCTTCTCTGCCAACGCTTCCGAGCCACAGCCTTCCAGCGGGAGGAGCTCATGAAGATGAAGGTGAAGGACCTGAGGGACTATCTCAGCCTCCATGACATCTCCACTGAAATGTGCCGGGAGAAGGAGGAGCTGGTGTTCTTGGTGCTCGGCCAGCAGCCTGCCAGCGCCCAGGAGGGCAGGACTCACGCCCCTACCCTGTCCCCAGACTTACCCGAGCAGCAGGCCTTCCTGAGCCAGCCTCACACCAGCACGGGACCGCCTACCTCCCCTAGCCTCCCCTCCTCACCTGCACCGGCCACCTCTGCGCCGCCAGCCCGGGCTCAG GCCAATGGCCATGTGTCTCAGGACCAAGAGGAGCCCATCCACCTGGAGAGCACGGCCAGAGCACCTGCTGAGGAGGAGACCCAG TCCGTGGACTCAGAGGACAGCTTCGTCCCGGGCCGGAGGGCCTCTCTGTCTGACCTGACCGACCTGGAGGACATCGAAGGTCTGACTGTGCGTCAGCTCAAAGAGATCCTGGCTCGCAACTTCGTCAACTACAAGGGCTGCTGTGAGAAGTGGGAGCTGATGGAGAGGGTGACGCGGCTGTACAAGGATCAGAAGGGACTGCAGCACCTGG tGTGTGGTGCTGAAGACCAAAACG GGGGAGCAGTGCCGTCGAGTCTAGAAGAGAACCTGTGTCGGATCTGCATGGACTCGCCCATTGACTGTGTTCTGCTGGAGTGTGGCCACATGGTGACCTGTACCAAGTGCGGCAAGCGCATGAACGAGTGTCCCATCTGCCGGCAGTACGTGATCCGAGCCGTACACGTCTTCCGATCCTGA
- the RFFL gene encoding E3 ubiquitin-protein ligase rififylin isoform X3: MISSERGSKDLSSGRNWRQLAFCPGNVLKQATSDFIMWATCCNWFCLDGQPEEAPPPQGTRTQAYSNPGYSSFPSPTGSEPSCKACGAHFANMARKQTCLDCKKNFCMTCSSQVGSGPRLCLLCQRFRATAFQREELMKMKVKDLRDYLSLHDISTEMCREKEELVFLVLGQQPASAQEGRTHAPTLSPDLPEQQAFLSQPHTSTGPPTSPSLPSSPAPATSAPPARAQSVDSEDSFVPGRRASLSDLTDLEDIEGLTVRQLKEILARNFVNYKGCCEKWELMERVTRLYKDQKGLQHLVCGAEDQNGGAVPSSLEENLCRICMDSPIDCVLLECGHMVTCTKCGKRMNECPICRQYVIRAVHVFRS; this comes from the exons ATTTTATCATGTGGGCAACCTGCTGCAACTGGTTCTGCCTGGATGGACAGCCTGAGGAGGCCCCACCGCCCCAGGGAACCAGGACGCAGGCCTATTCCAATCCTGGGTACAGCTCCTTCCCTTCCCCGACAGGCTCGGAACCAAGCTGCAAGGCCTGTGGGGCCCACTTCGCAAACATGGCCAGGAAG CAGACCTGCTTGGACTGTAAGAAAAACTTCTGCATGACCTGTTCGAGCCAAGTCGGGAGCGGGCCCCGCCTCTGCCTTCTCTGCCAACGCTTCCGAGCCACAGCCTTCCAGCGGGAGGAGCTCATGAAGATGAAGGTGAAGGACCTGAGGGACTATCTCAGCCTCCATGACATCTCCACTGAAATGTGCCGGGAGAAGGAGGAGCTGGTGTTCTTGGTGCTCGGCCAGCAGCCTGCCAGCGCCCAGGAGGGCAGGACTCACGCCCCTACCCTGTCCCCAGACTTACCCGAGCAGCAGGCCTTCCTGAGCCAGCCTCACACCAGCACGGGACCGCCTACCTCCCCTAGCCTCCCCTCCTCACCTGCACCGGCCACCTCTGCGCCGCCAGCCCGGGCTCAG TCCGTGGACTCAGAGGACAGCTTCGTCCCGGGCCGGAGGGCCTCTCTGTCTGACCTGACCGACCTGGAGGACATCGAAGGTCTGACTGTGCGTCAGCTCAAAGAGATCCTGGCTCGCAACTTCGTCAACTACAAGGGCTGCTGTGAGAAGTGGGAGCTGATGGAGAGGGTGACGCGGCTGTACAAGGATCAGAAGGGACTGCAGCACCTGG tGTGTGGTGCTGAAGACCAAAACG GGGGAGCAGTGCCGTCGAGTCTAGAAGAGAACCTGTGTCGGATCTGCATGGACTCGCCCATTGACTGTGTTCTGCTGGAGTGTGGCCACATGGTGACCTGTACCAAGTGCGGCAAGCGCATGAACGAGTGTCCCATCTGCCGGCAGTACGTGATCCGAGCCGTACACGTCTTCCGATCCTGA
- the RFFL gene encoding E3 ubiquitin-protein ligase rififylin isoform X4 produces the protein MWATCCNWFCLDGQPEEAPPPQGTRTQAYSNPGYSSFPSPTGSEPSCKACGAHFANMARKQTCLDCKKNFCMTCSSQVGSGPRLCLLCQRFRATAFQREELMKMKVKDLRDYLSLHDISTEMCREKEELVFLVLGQQPASAQEGRTHAPTLSPDLPEQQAFLSQPHTSTGPPTSPSLPSSPAPATSAPPARAQANGHVSQDQEEPIHLESTARAPAEEETQSVDSEDSFVPGRRASLSDLTDLEDIEGLTVRQLKEILARNFVNYKGCCEKWELMERVTRLYKDQKGLQHLVCGAEDQNGGAVPSSLEENLCRICMDSPIDCVLLECGHMVTCTKCGKRMNECPICRQYVIRAVHVFRS, from the exons ATGTGGGCAACCTGCTGCAACTGGTTCTGCCTGGATGGACAGCCTGAGGAGGCCCCACCGCCCCAGGGAACCAGGACGCAGGCCTATTCCAATCCTGGGTACAGCTCCTTCCCTTCCCCGACAGGCTCGGAACCAAGCTGCAAGGCCTGTGGGGCCCACTTCGCAAACATGGCCAGGAAG CAGACCTGCTTGGACTGTAAGAAAAACTTCTGCATGACCTGTTCGAGCCAAGTCGGGAGCGGGCCCCGCCTCTGCCTTCTCTGCCAACGCTTCCGAGCCACAGCCTTCCAGCGGGAGGAGCTCATGAAGATGAAGGTGAAGGACCTGAGGGACTATCTCAGCCTCCATGACATCTCCACTGAAATGTGCCGGGAGAAGGAGGAGCTGGTGTTCTTGGTGCTCGGCCAGCAGCCTGCCAGCGCCCAGGAGGGCAGGACTCACGCCCCTACCCTGTCCCCAGACTTACCCGAGCAGCAGGCCTTCCTGAGCCAGCCTCACACCAGCACGGGACCGCCTACCTCCCCTAGCCTCCCCTCCTCACCTGCACCGGCCACCTCTGCGCCGCCAGCCCGGGCTCAG GCCAATGGCCATGTGTCTCAGGACCAAGAGGAGCCCATCCACCTGGAGAGCACGGCCAGAGCACCTGCTGAGGAGGAGACCCAG TCCGTGGACTCAGAGGACAGCTTCGTCCCGGGCCGGAGGGCCTCTCTGTCTGACCTGACCGACCTGGAGGACATCGAAGGTCTGACTGTGCGTCAGCTCAAAGAGATCCTGGCTCGCAACTTCGTCAACTACAAGGGCTGCTGTGAGAAGTGGGAGCTGATGGAGAGGGTGACGCGGCTGTACAAGGATCAGAAGGGACTGCAGCACCTGG tGTGTGGTGCTGAAGACCAAAACG GGGGAGCAGTGCCGTCGAGTCTAGAAGAGAACCTGTGTCGGATCTGCATGGACTCGCCCATTGACTGTGTTCTGCTGGAGTGTGGCCACATGGTGACCTGTACCAAGTGCGGCAAGCGCATGAACGAGTGTCCCATCTGCCGGCAGTACGTGATCCGAGCCGTACACGTCTTCCGATCCTGA
- the RFFL gene encoding E3 ubiquitin-protein ligase rififylin isoform X2, which translates to MISSERGSKDLSSGRNWRQLAFCPGNVLKQATSDFIMWATCCNWFCLDGQPEEAPPPQGTRTQAYSNPGYSSFPSPTGSEPSCKACGAHFANMARKTCLDCKKNFCMTCSSQVGSGPRLCLLCQRFRATAFQREELMKMKVKDLRDYLSLHDISTEMCREKEELVFLVLGQQPASAQEGRTHAPTLSPDLPEQQAFLSQPHTSTGPPTSPSLPSSPAPATSAPPARAQANGHVSQDQEEPIHLESTARAPAEEETQSVDSEDSFVPGRRASLSDLTDLEDIEGLTVRQLKEILARNFVNYKGCCEKWELMERVTRLYKDQKGLQHLVCGAEDQNGGAVPSSLEENLCRICMDSPIDCVLLECGHMVTCTKCGKRMNECPICRQYVIRAVHVFRS; encoded by the exons ATTTTATCATGTGGGCAACCTGCTGCAACTGGTTCTGCCTGGATGGACAGCCTGAGGAGGCCCCACCGCCCCAGGGAACCAGGACGCAGGCCTATTCCAATCCTGGGTACAGCTCCTTCCCTTCCCCGACAGGCTCGGAACCAAGCTGCAAGGCCTGTGGGGCCCACTTCGCAAACATGGCCAGGAAG ACCTGCTTGGACTGTAAGAAAAACTTCTGCATGACCTGTTCGAGCCAAGTCGGGAGCGGGCCCCGCCTCTGCCTTCTCTGCCAACGCTTCCGAGCCACAGCCTTCCAGCGGGAGGAGCTCATGAAGATGAAGGTGAAGGACCTGAGGGACTATCTCAGCCTCCATGACATCTCCACTGAAATGTGCCGGGAGAAGGAGGAGCTGGTGTTCTTGGTGCTCGGCCAGCAGCCTGCCAGCGCCCAGGAGGGCAGGACTCACGCCCCTACCCTGTCCCCAGACTTACCCGAGCAGCAGGCCTTCCTGAGCCAGCCTCACACCAGCACGGGACCGCCTACCTCCCCTAGCCTCCCCTCCTCACCTGCACCGGCCACCTCTGCGCCGCCAGCCCGGGCTCAG GCCAATGGCCATGTGTCTCAGGACCAAGAGGAGCCCATCCACCTGGAGAGCACGGCCAGAGCACCTGCTGAGGAGGAGACCCAG TCCGTGGACTCAGAGGACAGCTTCGTCCCGGGCCGGAGGGCCTCTCTGTCTGACCTGACCGACCTGGAGGACATCGAAGGTCTGACTGTGCGTCAGCTCAAAGAGATCCTGGCTCGCAACTTCGTCAACTACAAGGGCTGCTGTGAGAAGTGGGAGCTGATGGAGAGGGTGACGCGGCTGTACAAGGATCAGAAGGGACTGCAGCACCTGG tGTGTGGTGCTGAAGACCAAAACG GGGGAGCAGTGCCGTCGAGTCTAGAAGAGAACCTGTGTCGGATCTGCATGGACTCGCCCATTGACTGTGTTCTGCTGGAGTGTGGCCACATGGTGACCTGTACCAAGTGCGGCAAGCGCATGAACGAGTGTCCCATCTGCCGGCAGTACGTGATCCGAGCCGTACACGTCTTCCGATCCTGA